A region of the Polaribacter sp. L3A8 genome:
ACTAAAAATCATGATAAAAAGATAAAATTTATGCTGAATATAATCACTTAAAATATTTGCAAGTGTAGACACCGAAATAGCTATTATAGAAATGGGTAAAAAAACAGCTATAGCATCTGTTTTTTCATAACCTTGTGTTTTAAAAATTGAAACTACATGAAAGGTAAACCCAGTACTAAAAAAACTGTTAAAGGCTAAAGCCAAACCAAACATCCAAAAAGCTCTAGTTTTTTTAGCTTCTTCTAAGGTAAAATTGATTTCAGAATTATTAATTTTCTTCTTACTTTTCTTTTTAGAAATAAATCCATCAGGAATTAAACCAAAATCTTCTGGTTTATTTCTATAAAACTGAAGGATTAAAAAACTAAAAATAAACAAACAAACCGCTAATATTTGCCAACTTACCTCCCATCCATTTTTATCAATTAAATAATTAAACAAAATTGGCGAACTAGAAAAACCTAATGAAACTGCAATACTGCTAATAGAATTTACTTTACCTCGGTTTTTATCAAACCACATCATTACCATATTTCTAGAAGACATGGTTAATACTCCTTGTCCGCAAAAACGTACTAAAAAAAACAAAAAACTTAGCAACACAAAAGGAATTAACCAAGATTTTAAGTTTAAAAATAATTTTAGGTGATTACTAATGCCTTCTGAATAAGAAAAAAGAATTAGTGCGACTCCTAAAAAAAAAGCAGCAAAAAAAGCTACAAATCTTGCCCCAAACTTATCAAACAACCTTCCTGCCTTTGTTACAAAAAAAGCACTGACTAAAGTACCTATTAAATAAGCGTTGCTAAATTGGTTTCTTGTTAAGCCCAAAGCATCTTTTACAGGATCTGTAAACACAGAAACCCCAACAGTCTGCCCCGGAATACTAAATAAAACGCCAATACTACCTATAATTAAAACGACATAACCGTAAAAAAAAGGCCATTTTTTAGGGTTGATAAAAGAAAATGAATTTATATTTTTCATCATCATTATTTTAAGGTTTTATTCTTTCTTCTTCGATTACTTTTACAATTCTTTTACGAGAAGTAATAAAATAAACACCTGTTAGCAACACCATAGATGCTATTATTGATTGAAGAGTTAAAACTTCGTCTAAAAAAAACCACCCCATAAACAAAGCAATTACAGGGTTTACATAAGCAGAAGTAGACACTTTTTCTGTTGCAACATTTTTTAGTAAAAAATTAAAGGCTGTAAAAGCAATAACTCCACCAAAGAGTATCAATACAAACATGGCAATTTGCACTTTAAAGCTCCAAGATAATGGCGAAACCCATTCTTCATTAAAACTTAAACTTGCTATAAATAAAATAACACCTGCCACCAGCATTTGATAACCTGTGCTTACTAAATGACTTTTGGGTAATTCTGCTTTTGAAACAAAAACACTACCATAACTCCAACTTAAAACACAAGTTAGTATCATAAAAACCCCCAACAAGCTTCCTTCTGAGGTTGTTAATTCTTTTTGACTAACCAATAAATACATTCCTAAAATACCTAAAACCACTCCAATCATCGATTTTTTTTGAAACGGTTTTTGGTCTATTAACCGTAATAAAAATAAAACAAATAAAGGTTGGGTAGATGCTAATAAGGCTCCAAAACCACTATCTACATACTTTAAAGCCCAAACAAAAACACCATTGCCGTATACCAAAAAGAAAAAAGAAGCAATAGCCGCATTTCTAAGCTGTATTTTAGAAATAGATAAATTATGTTTTAAAACAGCAGCTAAAATGATCATTAAAACTCCTGCAGTAGTAAAACGAATACCCGCTAAAAAAAATGGCGATAATTCTGTTACTGCAATTTTATTAAACACATAAGTAGATCCCCAAATAACATAAATGGAAATAAATGCCAATATTATAAGTAATTTTGATTTTTTCAAATGATGGTAATTTCTATTCAAAGGTAGAAATAGAAAAGTTATAAATAAAATTACAGATTAACCTATTTTGCATTTATTTTAACAGAACAACTTCTTCTGAAACATTTAAACCTCATAAGTCTAAACTTATGAGGTTCTGGTATAAAAACCATTATCAAACTAACTATTTTTCTTCTGTAGCTTTATTGTTGATAAAATCAATATCTCGGGTATTTTTTTGTACAGTAATTGCACCAAATAAACTGAGTAAAAATGAAATTCCGTAAAACCCTTTTTCACTTAAAAGTAAATCGGCATTTCTAAGTCCGATAATTAATAATAACAGCGATGCAATTACAATTACCCAACTTATGCTATAATAAATATCACTTACTTTTATATGCTCTGCTTTATCTCTAATTACTTTTTGTAGTGATATAACAGCATAAACTCCCATTAGAATAATGGCAAAATAATACCCTTTTTCATTCAACTCCATAGAAGCATTCCATAAACCAATACAATAAGACAAGAGTCCGATGATTAAAACTCCCCAAGAAGCACCAACATAAGCCGACGTTGGTTTTTGGTTGGATTCATTTTTAGATTTGTTCTTTTTACTTTCTTTTTTAGTTTCTTCATTAATAGAAGATGTTGTTTGATAATTCATAATATTTAGTTTAATAATTATGATACAAATTTGCAACAGTTTTACAATTCTATAAACTCTTTTTAAGACAATTACTAACGACTAAAATAAACTATACAACTATATATTATAATAAATAAGTATATTTACTACTATTTTACTGACGACATAATGATAAACTTAAAAGAAATAATAAGCACTTTTACAAAGGAACAACAACAAGATTTTATCTTATACCTAGATAAAAAAAACAAAAGAAAAGATGCTAAAGACAGTCTGTTAGTAAAACTGATTGTTTCGGATAATTTATCGTCTGCAGAACTAGCTCACAAACTCTACGGCAAACAAAATAAGCCTGCATTACATGCTTTAAGAAAGCGTTTGTTTCAATCATTAATAGATTTTACGGCAAACATAAGTATGAAAGAAGAAAACTCTATCGATATAAAATTAATAAAATATATTCTTTCTGCCAGAAACTTTCTACAAAAAGGACAAATTAAAGTTGGGTATCAAATTTTAGACAAAACGATCCTGATAGCCAATGAACATCAGCTATTTTCTATCTTAAATGAAATTTATCATACTAAAATTCAGTTTTCTCATTTAAATAAAAGTTTAAACCTAGACGGTTTGATTATTGATTTTAAAGAAAACCAACAACAATTGTTATTAGAAGATCATTTAAATATTGCTTACGCACAGATTAGAAAATCGCTTGTAGATTACCAACAGAACAAATCTAATTTAGACATAAAACAACTTATAGAAAACGTACTACAAGAACATCATATTACCATATCAGACTCATTATCGTTTAAATCTCTGTATCAAATAGTTCAAATTACCAGTATTTCTTCTGCTCAAAAATTCGATTATTATAATATTGAACAATTTATCATTAACACCTATCAAGTAATTAAAAATCATACCTCTAAAAACAAACAACTTTTTTACCATATAGAGGTTTTGTATCTTATTGCAAACGTACTTTTTAGAAACAAAAAGTTTACTGAATCTTTACAATATTTAAATTTGATGCTATTGAATATGAAAGAGAATAAGCAAAAATATTATTCTGATTTTGCCGCGAAACATCATTTATTACTTGCCTTAAACCTTAATTACACCAAGCATCAAGAAGAAGCAATTGTGTTATTAGAACCTTATTTAAATAAGAAAAGCCTTAATATGATTGGGCAATTAGACATAGCACTTACGCTAATTGTTTTTTACTATCAGCACAAATCATTAGAAAAAGCACAGAAATTATTTGCTTCCTTTTATCATTCAGATAAATGGTATATAGATAAAGCGGGTATTGTTTGGACCATTAAAAAGAACCTAATTGAAATCTTATTACAAATAGATTTAGGAAACATCGACCTGGTAGATTCTCGATTAAAAAGTTTTAAAAGAAACTATTTTTCTAACCTATCAGAAATCAATCAAGAAAGGGTAATTACCTATTTAAAGTTAGTAGAAGTTTATTATAAAAACCCAGAAATTGCCACATCAAAAGAATTTAAAGATAAAGTAGAAACTTCTTTTAGTTGGATTGACATCAAAAAAGAAGATATTTTTATGATGAGTTTCTTTGCTTGGTTAAAAGCAAAAATGACCAAACAAGATATTTATTTGGTCACTCTAGATTTGATAAATAGTTAATTATTAATCTCTTTTATAATTCAAAAAAAAACATTCCTTTGGCATAATAATTGTTTAATATTATTATTTTTTAATAAAAATAACTACTATGAAAAAACTTTATGTATTTCTTTTAATTGTTACCACTTTATCATTATCTAACTGCAGTAAAGAAGACATTGACGCTAGATATACAATAGATGATTTACAAAAAATCCATGGAAATAGCTCTAAAAAATGGAAAGTTGAAGCTTTTTACAAAACCTATGAAAATGATGTCCTCAGCGAATTTAATGAATGTTATACCGATGATGCATACACTTTTTTCTACGATACAAATGAAGCTCAAGTAACACTTGGTAATATTTCTTGTTACTACGATAACCCAACAGAACAAGACGGTCGTTTAACTTATAACTTCTACGAAGATACAGGTAAAATTTTCATCAATATTTCTAAAGGAGAAAGTCTTGATGAAAATTTTAGAAATATGCTTACTATTCTTAGTTTAGAAGAACTTAGTGAAAATAGAATGGTTTTTACAGGAGGTGAATCTCCATATTATGGAAAAACTTTAGTCTTTACAGCAACTCCGTAAAAGTTGTAAAAAAAGGTTATTTATGTCTACCTTTCAACTCTTCTTCAATATCTTTTAAAGTAAAGCCTTTTGCCTGTAACAACATTAAGTAGTGAAACATCAAATCTGCAGATTCATATAAAAATAACTCGTCGTTATTATCCATCGCTTCAATTACAGTTTCTACTGCTTCCTCACCTACTTTCTGAGCTACTTTATTAATTCCCTTTGCAAATAAACTTGCTACATAAGATTTTTGAGTATCCTTATTAGCAACTCTTTCTGTAATTACATCTTCTAAAGTAGAAAAGAAACCATAATTAGACTTATTTTCTTCATTCCAACACGTATCAGAACCTTTATGGCACGTTGGTCCGTTTGGGTTTACAGAAACTAATAAAGTATCATTATCACAATCTAGTTTTATATCAACTAAATTTAACACATTTCCACTTTCTTCTCCTTTTGTCCATAAACGTTTTTTAGTTCTAGAAAAGAAAGTAACTAATTTTGTTTCTTGTGTTTTAGCAAAAGCTTCTTCATTCATATACCCCAACATCAACACATTTTTTGTAGTTGCATCTTGAATGATTGCGGGTACTAAACCGTCGTTGTTTTTATTAAAATCGATATTCATAATTTTTATTTTATTTGTCTCCTCGAGCGCAGTCGAGAGGTTATTGTTCTCGACTGCGCTCTAACTGACATTACAATCTCACTGGAATGTTATTCTTTTTTAACTCTTTTTTTAATTCTAAAATAGGAATTTCTCCAAAGTGAAAAACACTTGCTGCCAAAGCTGCATCTGCTTTACCTTCTTTAAAAGTATCTACAAAATGTTGTACAGTTCCTGCGCCACCAGAAGCAATAATTGGTATATTTAATTCTTCGGATAATTTAGCCAAAGCCTCATTTGCAAAACCAGATTTTGTACCATCATTATTCATAGAAGTAAACAAAATTTCTCCTGCTCCTCGATTTTCAACTTCTTTTGCCCATTCAAATAAATTAAGCTCCGTTGGTATTGTTCCGCCTGCTAAATGTACCGTCCATTCTCCATCAATTTGTTTTGCATCTATAGCAACAACCACACATTGACTTCCAAATTTTTCTGCCAATTCATTTACCAAATCTGGTCTTTTTATGGCAGATGAATTAACAGATACCTTATCTGCGCCCCATTTTAACAACTCATTTACATTTTCTATAGATGATATTCCTCCACCAACTGTAAACGGAATATTTACTTGTTCCGCAACCTGATGTACCATTTCAATCATGGTTTTTCTACCTTCTAACGTTGCAGAAATATCTAAAAAAACCAATTCGTCTGCACCTAAATCTGCATATTGCTTTGCTAAAACTACAGGATCTCCTGCATCTATTAAATTTACGAAATTAACACCTTTTACAGTTCTTCCGTTTTTAATATCTAAACAAGGTATTATTCTTTTTGTTAACATTTTATTCTAATTCGTCATTGCGAGGCACGAAGCAATCTGTCAATTAATTAAGAGATTGCTTCGTTCCTCGCAATGACATTTATTTTGTTAATATAAATTGTTCTATTTGTTTTAAGCTAATTTTATTCTCATAAATCGCTTTTCCTATAATAACACCTTCGCAACCATTTTCTGCTAATCTAGGAAGCTCATCAAAAGCAGAAATTCCTCCAGAAGCAATTAATTTTACGTTATTTACTTCAGATAAAATCTGCTGATAGATATCAAAACTTGGCCCTTGTAACATGCCATCTTTAGAAATATCTGTACAGATAATATACTGAATTCCTTTTTGTTGATATCCTGTAATAAACGGAATTAATTCTAAACTACTTTCTTCTTGCCAACCATTGGTTGCAATTTTTCCACCTGAATTATCAGGATAAAAATCTGCTCCTAAAATAATTTTTTCTGAGCCATATTTTTCAATCCAACTTTCAAAAATCTCACTATTTTTAACAGCAATACTTCCTCCAGTAATTTGATTTGCACCAGAATTAAAAGCAATTTCTAAATCTTTATCAGACTTTAAACCACCACCAAAATCAATCTTTAAATTGGTTTTTGATGCAATTTGTTCTAATACTTTATGATTGATAATCTGGCTCGCTTTTGCACCATCTAAATCTACAACATGTAAATACTCGATACCTGCAGCTTCAAATTCTTTGGCAACTTCTAACGGATTTTCGTTATAAATCTTCTTGGTATTGTAATCGCCTTTTGTTAAACGAACACATTTTCCGTCAATAATATCTATGGCTGGTATTATTCTCATTTTTTTGTTTGGTTTTTGGTTTTTAGTTTTTGGTTGGTGGATATATATATCTACAAACAACCATAAACCAATAACTATCAACTAACTACTTGTTTAATGCAGTAACTTGAATTTCTATTTTCATTCTTGGATCAGACAATCCTGCTGCAAACATAGTAGCTGCGGGTCTAACTTCTCCTAAATACTTCTTTAAAACAGGCCAACATTGTTCAAACTCTGTAGCATCAGGTAAAATATAAGTGATGCGTACAATATTACTCATACTAGAACCTGCTTGCTCTAAAACACCTTCAATGTTTTTTAAACATTGCTCTGTTTGGTTTACAACATCATCTGCAATCGTCATATCCTCATAATTGAAACCTGTTGTTCCAGAAACAAAAACCCAATCACCTTGCACTACAGCTCTAGAATATCCCATTTCTTTTTCGAATGAAGAACCTGAACTTATTAATTTTCTTGCCATAATTAATTTTTTATTATTTATCCTGAATTTATTTCAGGGTCTTTTTATTATATATTTATCTCTGTCATTACGAGGAACGAAGTAATCTCATCATTAAAAACGAGATTCCTCAATCGCCCAAAAAGGCTCATTTCGGAATGACAATCAACTTCGTTTATAAAT
Encoded here:
- a CDS encoding MFS transporter is translated as MKNINSFSFINPKKWPFFYGYVVLIIGSIGVLFSIPGQTVGVSVFTDPVKDALGLTRNQFSNAYLIGTLVSAFFVTKAGRLFDKFGARFVAFFAAFFLGVALILFSYSEGISNHLKLFLNLKSWLIPFVLLSFLFFLVRFCGQGVLTMSSRNMVMMWFDKNRGKVNSISSIAVSLGFSSSPILFNYLIDKNGWEVSWQILAVCLFIFSFLILQFYRNKPEDFGLIPDGFISKKKSKKKINNSEINFTLEEAKKTRAFWMFGLALAFNSFFSTGFTFHVVSIFKTQGYEKTDAIAVFLPISIIAISVSTLANILSDYIQHKFYLFIMIFSGFLAAVGLLILDTTIGIYLLIIGLGVYSGLFAVVNAVTWPRYFGRNYLGAITGKVMSFLVIASALAPSLFSYCFTIFGSYRYISYVLLSFLVFLFIGSLTLRKPDNSLKPDI
- a CDS encoding EamA family transporter — protein: MKKSKLLIILAFISIYVIWGSTYVFNKIAVTELSPFFLAGIRFTTAGVLMIILAAVLKHNLSISKIQLRNAAIASFFFLVYGNGVFVWALKYVDSGFGALLASTQPLFVLFLLRLIDQKPFQKKSMIGVVLGILGMYLLVSQKELTTSEGSLLGVFMILTCVLSWSYGSVFVSKAELPKSHLVSTGYQMLVAGVILFIASLSFNEEWVSPLSWSFKVQIAMFVLILFGGVIAFTAFNFLLKNVATEKVSTSAYVNPVIALFMGWFFLDEVLTLQSIIASMVLLTGVYFITSRKRIVKVIEEERIKP
- the yiaA gene encoding inner membrane protein YiaA; amino-acid sequence: MNYQTTSSINEETKKESKKNKSKNESNQKPTSAYVGASWGVLIIGLLSYCIGLWNASMELNEKGYYFAIILMGVYAVISLQKVIRDKAEHIKVSDIYYSISWVIVIASLLLLIIGLRNADLLLSEKGFYGISFLLSLFGAITVQKNTRDIDFINNKATEEK
- the hisIE gene encoding bifunctional phosphoribosyl-AMP cyclohydrolase/phosphoribosyl-ATP diphosphatase HisIE translates to MMNIDFNKNNDGLVPAIIQDATTKNVLMLGYMNEEAFAKTQETKLVTFFSRTKKRLWTKGEESGNVLNLVDIKLDCDNDTLLVSVNPNGPTCHKGSDTCWNEENKSNYGFFSTLEDVITERVANKDTQKSYVASLFAKGINKVAQKVGEEAVETVIEAMDNNDELFLYESADLMFHYLMLLQAKGFTLKDIEEELKGRHK
- the hisF gene encoding imidazole glycerol phosphate synthase subunit HisF, whose product is MLTKRIIPCLDIKNGRTVKGVNFVNLIDAGDPVVLAKQYADLGADELVFLDISATLEGRKTMIEMVHQVAEQVNIPFTVGGGISSIENVNELLKWGADKVSVNSSAIKRPDLVNELAEKFGSQCVVVAIDAKQIDGEWTVHLAGGTIPTELNLFEWAKEVENRGAGEILFTSMNNDGTKSGFANEALAKLSEELNIPIIASGGAGTVQHFVDTFKEGKADAALAASVFHFGEIPILELKKELKKNNIPVRL
- the hisA gene encoding 1-(5-phosphoribosyl)-5-[(5-phosphoribosylamino)methylideneamino]imidazole-4-carboxamide isomerase, whose amino-acid sequence is MRIIPAIDIIDGKCVRLTKGDYNTKKIYNENPLEVAKEFEAAGIEYLHVVDLDGAKASQIINHKVLEQIASKTNLKIDFGGGLKSDKDLEIAFNSGANQITGGSIAVKNSEIFESWIEKYGSEKIILGADFYPDNSGGKIATNGWQEESSLELIPFITGYQQKGIQYIICTDISKDGMLQGPSFDIYQQILSEVNNVKLIASGGISAFDELPRLAENGCEGVIIGKAIYENKISLKQIEQFILTK
- a CDS encoding RidA family protein gives rise to the protein MARKLISSGSSFEKEMGYSRAVVQGDWVFVSGTTGFNYEDMTIADDVVNQTEQCLKNIEGVLEQAGSSMSNIVRITYILPDATEFEQCWPVLKKYLGEVRPAATMFAAGLSDPRMKIEIQVTALNK